The following proteins come from a genomic window of Macaca fascicularis isolate 582-1 chromosome 8, T2T-MFA8v1.1:
- the ZNF250 gene encoding zinc finger protein 250 isoform X1, which yields MAAARLLPVPAGPQAKLTFEDVAVLLSQDEWDRLCPAQRGLYRNVMMETYGNVVSLGLPGSKPDIISQLERGEDPWVLDRKGAKKSQGLWSEYSDNLKCDHTTACTQDSLSCPWECETKGENQNTDLSPKPLISEETVILGKTPLGRIDQENNETKRSFFLSPNSVDHREVQGLSQSVPLTPHQAVPSEERPYMCVECGKCFGRSSHLLQHQRIHTGEKPYVCNVCGKAFSQSSVLSKHRRIHTGEKPYECNECGKAFRVSSDLAQHHKIHTGEKPHECLECRKAFTQLSHLIQHQRIHTGERPYVCPLCGKAFNHSTVLRSHQRVHTGEKPHRCNECGKTFSVKRTLLQHQRIHTGEKPYTCSECGKAFSDRSVLIQHHNVHTGEKPYECSECGKTFSHRSTLMNHERIHTEEKPYACYECGKAFVQHSHLIQHQRVHTGEKPYVCGECGHAFSARRSLIQHERIHTGEKPFQCTECGKAFSLKATLIVHLRTHTGEKPYECNSCGKAFSQYSVLIQHQRIHTGEKPYECGECGRAFNQHGHLIQHQKVHRKL from the exons ATGGCAGCAGCCAGGCTCCTGCCAGTGCCGGCAGGACCCCAG GCCAAATTGACTTTCGAGGATGTGGCTGTGCTCCTCTCCCAGGATGAATGGGACCGCCTGTGTCCTGCTCAGAGGGGCCTCTACAGAAATGTGATGATGGAAACCTATGGAAATGTAGTCTCATTGG GACTTCCAGGATCCAAGCCTGACATAATCTCCCAGCTGGAACGAGGGGAAGATCCCTGGGTCCTGGACAGGAAGGGGGCTAAGAAGAGCCAGGGCCTGTGGAGTGAATACTCAG ACAACCTCAAATGTGACCACACTACAGCCTGTACACAAGACAGTTTATCTTGTCCATGGG AATGTGAAACCAAGGGAGAGAATCAAAATACAGACTTGAGTCCGAAGCCATTAATTTCAGAGGAAACAGTGATTCTGGGGAAAACACCCTTGGGGAGGATTGAtcaagaaaataatgaaacaaagcGAAGCTTCTTTCTGAGTCCAAACTCTGTTGACCACCGTGAAGTTCAGGGCTTAAGCCAAAGCGTGCCACTCACTCCACACCAGGCAGTGCCTAGTGAAGAGAGGCCCTACATGTGTGTTGAGTGTGGGAAGTGCTTTGGCCGGAGTTCTCACCTCCTTCAGCATCAACGTatccacactggagagaagccctatgTGTGCAATGTGTGTGGGAAGGCCTTCAGCCAGAGCTCAGTCCTTAGTAAACACAGGAGAATTCACACAGGTGAGAAGCCCTATGAGTGTAATGAGTGTGGAAAAGCCTTTAGAGTGAGCTCAGATCTTGCTCAGCATCACAAGATACATACGGGAGAGAAGCCTCACGAATGTCTTGAGTGTCGGAAAGCCTTCACTCAGCTCTCACATCTCATTCAGCACCAGCGGATCCATACGGGAGAAAGGCCGTACGTGTGTCCAttgtgtgggaaagccttcaacCATAGCACTGTCCTGCGGAGCCACCAGAGGGTACACACTGGGGAGAAGCCTCACAGGTGCAATGAGTGTGGGAAAACCTTCAGTGTGAAGAGGACACTGCTGCAGCACCAAAGGATCCACACCGGGGAGAAGCCCTACACGTGCAGCGAGTGTGGGAAGGCCTTCAGCGACCGCTCAGTCCTCATTCAGCACCACAACGTGCACACCGGGGAGAAGCCCTATGAGTGCAGTGAGTGTGGGAAGACCTTCAGCCACCGGTCCACCCTGATGAATCACGAGCGGATCCACACCGAGGAAAAGCCCTATGCATGCTACGAATGCGGGAAGGCCTTCGTTCAGCACTCACACCTGATCCAGCACCAGAGAGTCCACACTGGGGAGAAACCCTATGTGTGTGGTGAATGTGGGCACGCCTTCAGTGCACGCCGGTCTCTGATCCAGCATGAGAGAATCCACACGGGTGAAAAGCCCTTCCAGTGCacagaatgtggcaaagccttcagCCTAAAAGCAACTCTGATTGTGCACCTGAGGACCCACACGGGCGAGAAGCCCTATGAGTGCAATAGCTGTGGGAAGGCCTTCAGCCAGTACTCAGTGCTCATCCAGCACCAGCGAATCCACACAGGCGAGAAGCCCTACGAGTGCGGGGAGTGTGGGCGTGCCTTCAACCAGCACGGCCACCTAATCCAGCACCAGAAAGTGCACAGAAAGTTGTGA
- the ZNF250 gene encoding zinc finger protein 250 isoform X3 — protein sequence MCVECGKCFGRSSHLLQHQRIHTGEKPYVCNVCGKAFSQSSVLSKHRRIHTGEKPYECNECGKAFRVSSDLAQHHKIHTGEKPHECLECRKAFTQLSHLIQHQRIHTGERPYVCPLCGKAFNHSTVLRSHQRVHTGEKPHRCNECGKTFSVKRTLLQHQRIHTGEKPYTCSECGKAFSDRSVLIQHHNVHTGEKPYECSECGKTFSHRSTLMNHERIHTEEKPYACYECGKAFVQHSHLIQHQRVHTGEKPYVCGECGHAFSARRSLIQHERIHTGEKPFQCTECGKAFSLKATLIVHLRTHTGEKPYECNSCGKAFSQYSVLIQHQRIHTGEKPYECGECGRAFNQHGHLIQHQKVHRKL from the coding sequence ATGTGTGTTGAGTGTGGGAAGTGCTTTGGCCGGAGTTCTCACCTCCTTCAGCATCAACGTatccacactggagagaagccctatgTGTGCAATGTGTGTGGGAAGGCCTTCAGCCAGAGCTCAGTCCTTAGTAAACACAGGAGAATTCACACAGGTGAGAAGCCCTATGAGTGTAATGAGTGTGGAAAAGCCTTTAGAGTGAGCTCAGATCTTGCTCAGCATCACAAGATACATACGGGAGAGAAGCCTCACGAATGTCTTGAGTGTCGGAAAGCCTTCACTCAGCTCTCACATCTCATTCAGCACCAGCGGATCCATACGGGAGAAAGGCCGTACGTGTGTCCAttgtgtgggaaagccttcaacCATAGCACTGTCCTGCGGAGCCACCAGAGGGTACACACTGGGGAGAAGCCTCACAGGTGCAATGAGTGTGGGAAAACCTTCAGTGTGAAGAGGACACTGCTGCAGCACCAAAGGATCCACACCGGGGAGAAGCCCTACACGTGCAGCGAGTGTGGGAAGGCCTTCAGCGACCGCTCAGTCCTCATTCAGCACCACAACGTGCACACCGGGGAGAAGCCCTATGAGTGCAGTGAGTGTGGGAAGACCTTCAGCCACCGGTCCACCCTGATGAATCACGAGCGGATCCACACCGAGGAAAAGCCCTATGCATGCTACGAATGCGGGAAGGCCTTCGTTCAGCACTCACACCTGATCCAGCACCAGAGAGTCCACACTGGGGAGAAACCCTATGTGTGTGGTGAATGTGGGCACGCCTTCAGTGCACGCCGGTCTCTGATCCAGCATGAGAGAATCCACACGGGTGAAAAGCCCTTCCAGTGCacagaatgtggcaaagccttcagCCTAAAAGCAACTCTGATTGTGCACCTGAGGACCCACACGGGCGAGAAGCCCTATGAGTGCAATAGCTGTGGGAAGGCCTTCAGCCAGTACTCAGTGCTCATCCAGCACCAGCGAATCCACACAGGCGAGAAGCCCTACGAGTGCGGGGAGTGTGGGCGTGCCTTCAACCAGCACGGCCACCTAATCCAGCACCAGAAAGTGCACAGAAAGTTGTGA
- the ZNF250 gene encoding zinc finger protein 250 isoform X2, whose protein sequence is MAAARLLPVPAGPQAKLTFEDVAVLLSQDEWDRLCPAQRGLYRNVMMETYGNVVSLGLPGSKPDIISQLERGEDPWVLDRKGAKKSQGLWSEYSECETKGENQNTDLSPKPLISEETVILGKTPLGRIDQENNETKRSFFLSPNSVDHREVQGLSQSVPLTPHQAVPSEERPYMCVECGKCFGRSSHLLQHQRIHTGEKPYVCNVCGKAFSQSSVLSKHRRIHTGEKPYECNECGKAFRVSSDLAQHHKIHTGEKPHECLECRKAFTQLSHLIQHQRIHTGERPYVCPLCGKAFNHSTVLRSHQRVHTGEKPHRCNECGKTFSVKRTLLQHQRIHTGEKPYTCSECGKAFSDRSVLIQHHNVHTGEKPYECSECGKTFSHRSTLMNHERIHTEEKPYACYECGKAFVQHSHLIQHQRVHTGEKPYVCGECGHAFSARRSLIQHERIHTGEKPFQCTECGKAFSLKATLIVHLRTHTGEKPYECNSCGKAFSQYSVLIQHQRIHTGEKPYECGECGRAFNQHGHLIQHQKVHRKL, encoded by the exons ATGGCAGCAGCCAGGCTCCTGCCAGTGCCGGCAGGACCCCAG GCCAAATTGACTTTCGAGGATGTGGCTGTGCTCCTCTCCCAGGATGAATGGGACCGCCTGTGTCCTGCTCAGAGGGGCCTCTACAGAAATGTGATGATGGAAACCTATGGAAATGTAGTCTCATTGG GACTTCCAGGATCCAAGCCTGACATAATCTCCCAGCTGGAACGAGGGGAAGATCCCTGGGTCCTGGACAGGAAGGGGGCTAAGAAGAGCCAGGGCCTGTGGAGTGAATACTCAG AATGTGAAACCAAGGGAGAGAATCAAAATACAGACTTGAGTCCGAAGCCATTAATTTCAGAGGAAACAGTGATTCTGGGGAAAACACCCTTGGGGAGGATTGAtcaagaaaataatgaaacaaagcGAAGCTTCTTTCTGAGTCCAAACTCTGTTGACCACCGTGAAGTTCAGGGCTTAAGCCAAAGCGTGCCACTCACTCCACACCAGGCAGTGCCTAGTGAAGAGAGGCCCTACATGTGTGTTGAGTGTGGGAAGTGCTTTGGCCGGAGTTCTCACCTCCTTCAGCATCAACGTatccacactggagagaagccctatgTGTGCAATGTGTGTGGGAAGGCCTTCAGCCAGAGCTCAGTCCTTAGTAAACACAGGAGAATTCACACAGGTGAGAAGCCCTATGAGTGTAATGAGTGTGGAAAAGCCTTTAGAGTGAGCTCAGATCTTGCTCAGCATCACAAGATACATACGGGAGAGAAGCCTCACGAATGTCTTGAGTGTCGGAAAGCCTTCACTCAGCTCTCACATCTCATTCAGCACCAGCGGATCCATACGGGAGAAAGGCCGTACGTGTGTCCAttgtgtgggaaagccttcaacCATAGCACTGTCCTGCGGAGCCACCAGAGGGTACACACTGGGGAGAAGCCTCACAGGTGCAATGAGTGTGGGAAAACCTTCAGTGTGAAGAGGACACTGCTGCAGCACCAAAGGATCCACACCGGGGAGAAGCCCTACACGTGCAGCGAGTGTGGGAAGGCCTTCAGCGACCGCTCAGTCCTCATTCAGCACCACAACGTGCACACCGGGGAGAAGCCCTATGAGTGCAGTGAGTGTGGGAAGACCTTCAGCCACCGGTCCACCCTGATGAATCACGAGCGGATCCACACCGAGGAAAAGCCCTATGCATGCTACGAATGCGGGAAGGCCTTCGTTCAGCACTCACACCTGATCCAGCACCAGAGAGTCCACACTGGGGAGAAACCCTATGTGTGTGGTGAATGTGGGCACGCCTTCAGTGCACGCCGGTCTCTGATCCAGCATGAGAGAATCCACACGGGTGAAAAGCCCTTCCAGTGCacagaatgtggcaaagccttcagCCTAAAAGCAACTCTGATTGTGCACCTGAGGACCCACACGGGCGAGAAGCCCTATGAGTGCAATAGCTGTGGGAAGGCCTTCAGCCAGTACTCAGTGCTCATCCAGCACCAGCGAATCCACACAGGCGAGAAGCCCTACGAGTGCGGGGAGTGTGGGCGTGCCTTCAACCAGCACGGCCACCTAATCCAGCACCAGAAAGTGCACAGAAAGTTGTGA